One genomic segment of Intestinimonas butyriciproducens includes these proteins:
- a CDS encoding 2-hydroxyacyl-CoA dehydratase — translation MAELVYDKTGRLLFTKEMKEEYTLLVPQMLPMHFAMLVRVIQTMGYKVEMLNTSGKSIVDYGQKYVHNDACYPAILVIGQLIDAVKSGKYDPHKVALVITQTGGGCRASNYIHMLRKALEKADLAYVPVISVNMSGLEKNPGFTLTLPFIRKALYAVFYGDLIMNVSNQVRPYEITPGDTERAIQACMDFLLDDMGRGKGMSYKSMVANFDRIIDRFQAIPVTGEEKVRVGVVGEIYVKYSPLGNNSLEQFLLSEGAEPVVPGLTDFVIFKIYNRDVDVDLYGGKWIKQKFCQIFAGYIKKYQRAMIDALNRSGRFRAPGDFDELHHYIKGYLGDGNKMGEGWLLTAEMLELIHTGVPNIVCTQPFGCLPNHIVGKGMIRKLKDDYPWSNIVAIDYDPGATKINQENRIKLMLANARTLARQHEAQVSGGAEGASPARETAGAVG, via the coding sequence ATGGCAGAATTGGTCTACGACAAAACCGGACGCCTCCTCTTTACCAAGGAAATGAAGGAGGAGTACACCCTCCTGGTGCCCCAGATGCTCCCCATGCATTTTGCCATGCTGGTGCGGGTCATCCAGACCATGGGCTACAAGGTAGAAATGCTCAACACCTCGGGAAAGAGTATCGTTGATTATGGACAGAAATACGTCCACAACGACGCCTGCTATCCCGCGATTCTGGTCATCGGCCAGTTGATCGACGCGGTGAAGAGCGGCAAGTATGACCCCCACAAGGTGGCCCTGGTCATCACCCAGACCGGCGGCGGCTGCCGGGCCTCCAATTACATCCACATGCTCAGGAAAGCCCTGGAAAAGGCCGACCTTGCCTATGTTCCCGTGATCTCGGTGAATATGTCCGGCCTGGAAAAAAACCCGGGCTTCACCCTCACCCTTCCCTTTATCCGCAAGGCCCTCTACGCCGTCTTCTACGGCGACCTCATCATGAACGTATCCAATCAGGTCCGCCCCTATGAGATCACCCCCGGCGATACCGAACGGGCCATCCAGGCGTGCATGGACTTCCTTCTGGACGATATGGGCCGCGGCAAGGGCATGAGCTACAAGTCCATGGTCGCCAATTTCGACCGCATCATCGACCGCTTTCAGGCAATCCCCGTCACCGGGGAGGAAAAGGTCCGGGTAGGCGTGGTGGGAGAGATTTATGTCAAATACTCTCCGCTGGGCAACAACAGTCTGGAGCAGTTTCTCCTCTCCGAAGGCGCTGAGCCCGTGGTGCCCGGCCTCACCGACTTCGTCATTTTCAAGATCTACAACCGGGACGTAGATGTGGACCTCTACGGCGGCAAGTGGATCAAACAGAAGTTCTGTCAAATATTCGCTGGCTACATCAAAAAGTATCAGCGCGCTATGATCGACGCACTCAACCGCTCCGGACGTTTCCGGGCACCTGGGGATTTCGACGAACTGCACCACTATATCAAGGGCTATCTGGGCGACGGCAACAAGATGGGCGAGGGCTGGCTCCTTACGGCTGAAATGCTGGAACTCATCCATACCGGTGTACCCAACATTGTCTGCACCCAGCCCTTCGGATGCCTGCCCAACCACATCGTGGGCAAGGGCATGATCCGCAAGCTCAAGGATGACTACCCCTGGAGCAATATCGTGGCCATCGACTACGACCCGGGCGCCACCAAGATCAATCAGGAAAACCGCATCAAGCTGATGCTGGCCAACGCCCGCACCCTGGCCCGCCAGCATGAGGCCCAGGTATCCGGAGGGGCGGAGGGAGCCTCCCCCGCCCGGGAGACCGCAGGGGCAGTGGGCTGA
- a CDS encoding GNAT family N-acetyltransferase has translation MESLHFVDACTSEHFFTMSRIHALGWRTTYQDAVPAAYMAREITDDRWVPSFRDNYESGRCHGLLLYNGNNPVACCNYGPARAEDGAYSGWGEIISFYAHPAEKGKGYGGLLMEEALRRLRISGFSRCYVLVLRENENARRFYSAHGFAWDGTQVEIPFPPDTVCIDLRYAREL, from the coding sequence ATGGAGTCCCTGCATTTCGTCGACGCCTGTACCAGCGAGCATTTTTTCACCATGTCCCGTATCCACGCGCTGGGCTGGCGGACCACATATCAGGATGCGGTGCCGGCGGCGTATATGGCCCGGGAAATCACGGACGATCGCTGGGTGCCTTCCTTCCGCGACAATTACGAATCTGGGCGCTGTCACGGTCTTCTCCTTTACAACGGGAACAACCCTGTGGCCTGCTGCAACTATGGCCCGGCCAGGGCGGAGGACGGCGCCTATTCCGGCTGGGGCGAAATCATTTCCTTCTACGCCCATCCGGCGGAAAAGGGGAAGGGATACGGCGGGCTGCTCATGGAGGAGGCGCTCCGCCGCCTGCGGATATCCGGCTTCTCCCGGTGCTATGTTCTGGTCCTCCGGGAGAATGAGAACGCCCGGCGGTTTTACTCTGCCCACGGCTTTGCCTGGGACGGCACCCAGGTGGAGATCCCCTTTCCGCCGGACACCGTCTGTATTGATCTCAGGTATGCAAGGGAGCTGTGA